The genomic window TGATTGCTGAACTACGGGAATTGCCTCCAAAAGGCATGCGCCGCATCAGCGCTAATCCGCATGCGAATGGTGGCCTGTTGCGTAAAGCGCTGGAACTTCCGGATTTCCGCAACTATGCGGTCTCAGTATCCGTGCCCGGAACTACAGAAGCATTCCCGACTGTTGTATTGTCCCATTTCCTCCGAGATACGCTTCGCAGGAACATCAGCAACTTTCGCATCTTCGGGCCAGATGAAACGGCATCGAACAAACTTCAGGCCGTTTACGAAGCAAGTAAGAAGACCTGGCTGGCATCCTACAAACCAGAAGACGCGGACGGCAGTGAATTAGCGCTCGATGGTCGCGTAATGGAGATGCTGAGTGAACATACTCTGGAAGGGTGGCTTGAGGGTTATCTGCTGACCGGCCGGCACGGGTTCTTTTCCACTTACGAATCGTTCGTGCATGTCATTGATTCAATGTTTAATCAGCACGCAAAATGGCTGGAAGCCAGCAAGCGCGAATCATCGTGGCGCGCACCGATCTCGTCTCTCAATCTGTTGATTACCTCGCTTGTCTGGCGGCAAGACCATAATGGTTTTACCCACCAGGACCCCGGTTTTCTCGATGTGGTCACGAACAAGAGCGCAGAAGTTGTCCGCATCTATCTTCCGCCAGATGCTAATTGCCTGCTCAGTGTGGCCGATCATTGCCTCCGGAGCGTGAACTATATCAATGTCATCGTCGCAGATAAACAATCGCATTTGCAGTATCTCGACATGGATGCAGCCATCAAGCATTGCACAAAGGGCATTGGCATTTGGGACTGGCCCAGTACGGACGAGGGTGAAGAACCCGATGTAGTCATGGCCTGTGCTGGAGATATAGCAACGATGGAATCGCTGGCCGCCACTGCCATCCTGCGCGAACACTTTCCAAAACTGAAGATTCGTTTTGTCAATGTTGTTGACCTTTATCGTTTACAGCCTGACACCGAACATCCGCACGGACTTTCCGACCGCGATTTTGATTCACTCTTCACAAAAGACAAACCCATCATCTTTAACTTCCATGCCTATGCTTCGTTGATTCATAAGCTGACGTATCGTCGTACCAATCACGGCAATCTGCACGTACGCGGCTATAAGGAAAAAGGCAATATCAACACACCTCTGGAGCTGGCCATACTCAACCAGGTGGACCGCTTCAACCTCGCCATTGATGTGATCGATCGCGTGCCGCAATTGCAGGCCAAGGGGGCGCGCGTCAAAGACTGGCTCAAGGACCAGATCATCGAAAACATCAACTATGCGCACCATTACGGCATGGATAAACCGGAAATCAGCAACTGGAAGTGGCCGCTGTGACTGACTTTGTCCTCGCAATCAACAGCGGATCGTCCTCTCTTAAGTTCGGCCTCTTTGCTGAAACGAATGGTGACGAAACGCCTTTTTTGCAAGGTGAAGCTGAAGAGATTGGCGGCACAGATAGTAGATTGTGGCTAAAAGATGCCCAAAACCATACTCTCATGAATGAGGGCCTGCCACTTGCTACGCAAAGCCTTGCTCTGGATGAAGCGGTAAAGGCCTTGCGGCGATTTACCCCAAACGCACGGCTCGCGGCAGTAGGACATCGCATCGTCCATGGCGGCCCGCTTCTGCGTGAGCACCAACGCGTTACCGCTGAGCTGATTCATAAGCTGCAATCAGCGCTACATTTTGCTCCGGTGCATATTCCGGCCTCCATTGCACTGATTCAGGCCACCGAAACACTGCTTCCTGAAGTCCCGCAATATGCATGTTTTGACACGGTCTTCCATCGAACCATGCCAGAAACCTCCACTCGATTTGCCTTGTCCGACGAGATGTACAAGAAAGGAATTCATCGCTTTGGATTTCATGGTTTGTCTTATGAATCCGTACTCCACCAGATCGGTACAGATCTTCCCTCGCGCGTGGTATGCGCACACTTGGGCAGCGGAGCGAGCTTAGTTGCTTTGCGTCATGGCCGGTCCATAGACACCAGCATGGGCCTCACTCCCACCGGAGGGATTCCCATGGCAACACGCTCCGGCGATCTCGACCCTGGCGTGCTGCTTTTTCTGATGCGGACAGAACAGAAAAATGCAGACGCTTTAGAAACACTGCTGAATCATAAAGCCGGACTAAAAGCCCTCTCTGGTGGAGAAACCGATATGCGACAACTTCAGACGCGGGCAGAACAGGGTGACTCAAAAGCTGCCCTGGCGATTGATATTTTTATCTCTTCCGTGCGCAAATACATTGGCGCCTACGCTGCGGAGCTAGGCGGTCTCGACCTGCTCATTTTTACCGGCGGAATTGGTGAGCATAGTCAATATGTGCGCGAACGAATCTGCGATGGACTGGATTTCCTCGGCATTCGGCCTGAAGCATCAGGTCGATACTCCAAAGTGAAAATTGTACCCAGCCAGGAAGAGGCCCAGATTGCCCGCCTATGTCGCCGATTGTTGCGGTCGGACGCAGGCTGATGTTGGCTTAGATTGCGCGGGCCACTGCTTGACCAGGTTCAGGCCCCGGCCAGCCGCGCCTTCACCACCTCGCTTACCTGTTTTCCGTCAGCGCGAAGTCCAGATGCCTGGATTTTTGCCTGGACGGCTTTCATCGCTGTGCCCATGTCTTTTGGACCAAGATTTTGTCCCGCGAGTGCCTCCTCCACCAGATTTTTGATCTCTTCTTCACTGGCGGATTTAGGCAGATAGCCTTCAATGACCTTGATCTCTTCTTCTTCTTTTTGAGCAAGCTCAGGCCGATTCCCTTTCAGAAACTGATCAATGGATTCACGGCGCTGTTTAATCAACGTTGTCAGTACCTGCTGTGCCTCCGCATCGGTCAAGGGGGCGCGCTTGTCTATCTCTTTGTTCTTCAGTGCTGTTTTGACCATGCGCAGTGTGGAGACGCGCTCACTCTCGCGCGCCTTCATGGCTGTCACAGTGTCTTTTTCAATTTGTTCGATTAGGGGCATGTGTCTCCTGTTCGGGAACGAGGCCTAAAGAAGGCCCAAACCTTTCATTATAGAAAGAAACGCGTTTTAAAGCCTCTGGCTACAATGAAATTGAGGATTCCCCACAATGATACGCAAGACGCGCCTGTTCACTCCTGGCCCCACACCGCTGCTGCCCGCAGCACAGTTCGCCATGGCGGCCGCAGATATTCACCATCGCACGCCGGAATTCCGTGCTCTCTATCAGCGCGTGCTCGACCAGTTGAAGATTTTTGTCGGTACAAAAAATGACGTGCTGCTTCTGGCTTCGTCCGGTACCGGCGCGATGGAGGCTTCGGTCTCCAACCTCACCTCGCCCGGAGACCGCGTACTCGTGCTCTCTGCCGGAAAATTCGGCGAACGATGGGAGGCCCTGACCAAGGCCTTTGGCTGTGTGGTGGACGTGGTAAAAGCCCCGAACGGGCAGACCTTCAGACTTGAGGACGTACGCTCTTCACTCAAGCCGGAAACCCGTGCTGTCTTCATGCAGGCCACCGAATCTTCAACCGGGGCCCGTCATGATGTGAAAGGGGTTGCCGAATTGTTGAGGTCAGCAAACAGCGATGCTCTGCTGGTTGTGGACGCCATCACCGGACTCGGCACGACGCACTTTGACATTGATGCCTGGGGCGTGGACATCCTCATCGGTGGGTCCCAGAAGGCCGTCATGATTCCTCCGGGCCTGGCCTATCTCAGCGTCAGTGACCGCGCCTGGGCCGCGATGGAGACATCGAAAAACCCACGCTACTACTTTGACCTCCGCAAAGAGCGCAAGAACGCGCAGAAAGGCGAGTCGGCCTATACTCCTGCTGTTGCTTTGATTGCCGCCATGGGTGCTGCGCTCGATTATATTGCTGCGCAAGGCGGAGGCGACCTGGCCGCAGGACGAAAAGCGCTGGTGGATAATGCGGAAACCTGCGCAGCCATGACGCGCGCCGCCGTTGAAGCACTTGGATTGAAGCTGTTTGCTCCTGATGCTCCTTCCGCTGCGGCAACGGCCATTCTGCCACCTGCCGGTGTAGATTCCGGCGTAATTGTTAAGGAACTCAAATTGCGCTTCGCTGCCATTGTCACAAACGGACAAGGTGAGATGAAGGGGCAGATATTCCGCATCGCCCATATCGGCTTTTTTGACTACATGGATACGATTGCAATTCTCGCCGCACTGGAGCAGGTGGCGGCGTCCGCTCTGAATCTGCCCGGATTCGAGTTTGGAAAAGCTGTAGCCGCGGCGCAAAAAGTGTACGCCGAACGCACCGCCAGGAAAGTTGAACCGGCGTTGGAAGCAGTGGGCGCCCGGTAGTTTCAGTGAGTCTGAAAACTTCGTCATTCTGACGCTGAACGGATGAGGCAAAAAGCTCAGCATCCTTAAAAACGCATGTCCTTTTGGTCGTCAGAATGACTGCATACCTCAGGAGCACAATGAAGATTGTTCTAGCCGAAAAAGTTTCTCCCGCCACCCTGGCCGTATTCAAGGCTGAACCAGATTGGCAGATTCTCACCCATGACCAGATTTACGACCTTCCAGCTGCACTGTCTGATGCCGACGGCCTGGTCGTCCGCTCCGCTGTTCAGGTCGATGACGCCCTGATGGCGGCAGCTCCCAAATTGCGCGTCATCGGACGCGCCGGAGTGGGCGTGGATAATATTGATGCTGAAGCCGCAACGCGTCGCGGCATTGTCGTCATGAATACTCCTGGCGCGAATGCAGTGGCTGTTGCCGAGCTGACCCTGGGCCTGATGATTGGCCTGGCGCGTATGGTCCCGAAGGCCAACGCCTCGATGCATGCCGGAAAATGGGAAAAAAAATCTCTGCAAGGTTCTGAGCTTCGCAATAAAAAGCTCGGTATTCTCGGCCTGGGACGTATTGGTCTTGAAGTTGCACGCCGCGCCCGCAGCTTTGGTATGGAGTTAATTGGGCATGACCCGTTTGTCTCTGCCGCTGTAGCGCGTGAAAATGCCATTCGTCTGGTTTCTCTGGACGAACTTTTTAAGGAGTCCGATTATCTTACACTGCACGTAGGACTCACTCCACAAACAGCGGGCATCATCAATGAGAAGACCATCGCCAGCATGAAAAAGGGAGTGCGCATCATCAACTGCGCTCGTGGTGAGCTGATTGTGGAAGAGGCCCTCGCCGCGGCCCTAAAGACCGGCTACGTTGCCGGGGCCGGTCTGGATGTCTTTCATCAGGAGCCCCCCAAAAATTCGCCCTTTTTCGGCCTTGATAACGTCATTCTCACCCCCCACATTGCCGGATCCACGGCAGAGGCCCAGGAGGCCGTGGGAGTACAGATTGCCCTTCAGGTCCGCGAGTATTTGAAACTCGGCGTCGTGCAAAATGCCGTCAACCTGCCCTCGCTTTCTCACGAAGAGTATCTTGAGATAGCACCTTACATCCATATGGCTGGACGCCTCGGTACCTTTCTTGCGCAATTTTCTCAAGGGAGCATCGAGGGCATTCAGCTTTCTTACAGTGGTCGCATTGCAGAAGCCAAGACCGACCTTGTCCGCAACAGTGCTATCGCCGGCATACTTGGCCACTCTGAAAACGTGAACCGCATCAACGCTGCGGCCGTTGCTCAGGAGCGAGGCATCCGAATTCATGAGGAAAAGAAAGAAGCCGCTTCAGGCGGCGCCGGGAGCGTGCTCAAACTGACCCTGCATACCTCTTCATCCGACGTAACAGCGAGCGCCACTGTTCTGCATGGAAATTCTGCGCGCTTGCTGAGTCTCGATGGCATCGACATCGAGGCCCCATTGCAGGGCACCTTACTGACCATCCATAACCGGGACGTTCCAGGTGTTATTGGCCGCGTGGGTACAATTCTGGGGGACCACAGGATCAATATTGCCAACTTCGCCCTGGGGCGTTCTGATCGCAGCCACCGCATTCCCCAGGGCAACGCTCTTGCTGTTGTGCAAATTGACGGAAGCGTCACTCCCTCTGTGCTTGAAGCATTAAAAAATGTCGAAGCGATCCTTCAGGTACATCTGGTGAATCTGGACGACGCAAAATAAAGGACCTGCGCCAGCGGAGTTCTTCTCCTCTGCTGTCTATAATCTCGTACTATTCAGGCCCGCACAGACGGGCCCTTTTTATTGGGGCTGCTGACTCTGGTCCGTGGGCGTTGCAGATTCCTCACCTTTGTGTAAAAACGGGATATGGAAAGGCAGCTCTGCATCGCTCTTTTTCTTTTCGGCCTTCTGCCTGCCCGGAATTTGCTGTGCCACCTGGGTCCGCTGGGCGTTGATGCAGAGCCAGTTGGATCGGACACGCTGGAATACATGCGTAAAGATTCCGCGCTCTTCTATCGGGTTCCCATTCTCTTTGTGACGGAGAATGTATGTTCCATTCACTACTGCCACGTCTCCCAGCATTCTTACACTGACAACCCGCTGCTCCATGCTCACTGGATCCACACTCCGCTGGAAGAGCGCAGCAATCTGCTGGTTGCGTGTTGTCACTTCGCCATTGGATGAAATCCCAACATAAAGCGGGGAAAGCAGCAGCTCTAGCCCATACTGGTCGCGCTTCACTACTGCTTCACTCCACTGGTCTTCCAGCTTCTGCATCTCTTTGATCTCAGCGCTCTGGGCCGGATTCGCAGTCGCCTGCGTGACCGCCTGGGCCAGCATTACCGGTCCTCCGGCGCAAACCAGTGGCAGCAGCAATATCGTACGAAAAAGATTTAGCTTCATATGGAGATCGGGGGCTTCTTTTGATGATATCGCCTTCTCTTGATTAGACGAAACCAAGCAGCAAATTTACGGGGTTAACCAATTTTCTTCTCTGTTCTCGTATGTTTCAGACAGTCGGGCGATAAAAATGCCATAATATCCGAAAAGCAGATTTTTGAAAGTGACTTTCAAATTTCAAGAGGATCTCTCGTTATGCCAGTTCAGGAAGGGAAAAATAAAAAAGTAACGCGGCGCCGTCCAAAACATACAGCCAACAACACCTTACGGGAATCAGACCGCTACCAGTCCCGAGCCGTGACGCGAGCCCTGGATGTCCTTGAACGCTTTCCTGATGAAACTACGGCTTTTTCTCTGAAAGAGCTTTCACAGCAGACAGGCCTGCCAGAGTCGTCCCTCTTCCGGCTGCTTGTCACACTGGAATCTCGCGGATATCTCCGTCAGGATGCTGACGGCGCTTATCGCATTTCGGAGCGTGTCCTGCGCGGAAAGTTGTACGAACGCGCATCGCTGGTACGTGAGAGGATCCATCCACTGTTGCAGCAGATCGCGCGCTCCTGTAATGAAACCACGAGCCTGGCGTATCTCTTCGGCCATCATATTCTGGTACTTGACAGCATTGAGAGCTTCCATGACATTCGTGTCATTAACCGCATAGGCCGAGTGCTGCCTCCCTACGCCAGCTCTCTGGGAAAAGCCATCACCGCATTTCAAGACCGGGCCACAATTGATCGCATTCTTGATGCGTATGGAATTTTCCCCCGCACCGAACGCACCATCACCGATCATCGTGCCATCTTTGAAGAATTTGAAAAAGTCCGCAGACAGGGCCATGCCTTTGATCGGGGAGAAGCCACAGAAGGCGGTGTATGCATCGGCGCTCCCATCCTGGAAGCCAATGGCAAGGTCGAGGCCGCCATCAGCATTTCTGTCCCGGACATCCGTATGGACAAATCCAGGGAACACGCGTTGGTTGAAGAGCTCGCGCAGGCCACACAACGAATGGCGGTCCTGCTTCAAAGTTTTCGGTAGGCCTTGTCCATTTGGAACAGCACTTTGTCTCAAGCGTCTTCAATCCGGTCCGCAGCACAAATGTCGTTGGACAAGGCTGAACACCAGTTTTGAATTGAGATTGTATGTGGCTTCGGTTCATCCTGCTAAGTTTGTTATTTCCTCTACCAGGCTGGTCGCAGGACCCTGCATCCAACCTCCTGCACCTTCGTCAGCAATACTTCAGAGACATAGGTCATCCTCTAGACGGCCGTATGCGTAAAGAAGCTGATGGATTGCGTTCTGCTTATCTTGTTCCTCTCTTTGCCTCCAGCCATGCCGCCAACCTGCTTTCACTCAGAAATGGTGATTTGCTTTGTTTCTGGTTTAGTGGTCACTGGGAAGGCGATTCAGGAGTTGCCATTGTCATGTCCAGGCTGGCTGCGGGAAGCTCGGGCTGGAGCAGGCCTGTTGTCGTAGATCAGAGTGAGGGTGAATCCTACCAGAACCCGGTCGGCTTTCAGTCCTCCGATGGTGTCATCTGGCTTTTCCATACCACACAGCCCGCTGGAAAAGGCGAAAGCCTGTCTCGCGTCCTTGTGCTTCAATCCAGAGATAACGGAAAGACATGGAGCCGGCCGAAAGTCCTCTTTGATACGCCCGGATCATATCTTCGCAATCCTGCGCTGATTGGGCCAGCCGGTGATTGGCTGCTGCCCATGTACTTCACCAGCGCCGGAAATGGGGGAGACACGAAAACGGACCATCCTGCCATAGCGGTCTCCGGCAATGAAGGCAAGACCTGGAAGATCTGCGAAATACCTGACGCCAACTCCCGAGTACAGCCCAGCATTTTTTACGATCCTGGGAAAGGATATGTTGCCCTGCTGCGTAGCCGACGAGCCGATCACATTTACCGTAGCACTTCGGCGGACGGTTGCCACTGGACTCCACCGGTAGCCACCAGCCTGCCCAACAACAACGCTGCCATCCAAGCACTTCGACTTCCCGATGGCCACATACTGCTCGCCTTCAACAACACTTCCGCAGAGATGAAAGACGGCAGAATGCGCACCGGAGCGCGTAAGCCATTGACTCTGGCACTCTCCAGTGATGACGGCCTGACCTGGAGCGCGTTCCGCGATCTCGAACCGGGACGCTCAGGCGTCACGGATATGAGCAAGGTTCCCGGCCGAGAAGAATATTCGTATCCTGCGCTTGCTCTGGGTCATGACGGACGCATTTATGTTGCTTACACATTTCGCCGGGAAACAATCAAAGTGGTGTCACTGCCTGAAAATTGGTTGACCGCATCGGTGCACTGAACTTATCTCGACTCTTGTGCAAAAAAGAAACCAGCCTGCATTTCTGCAGGCTGGTGGAGGCCAAGTGATGCAAGCGAAAACACGGATCAAAAGTTCAATTTCAATGCCAGTTGCAGAATGCGCGGATCCCGGTAGGAAGTGACCTTTCCAAACAGGCTGGATGTGTAGGAGGTACTGATGCCGTCTGGATTGGTGTGGTTGAAAACATTCGATGCTTCCGCCCGGAACTGCAGGTTCACACTCTCAGTGATCTTCGTGTTCTTATGGAGTGCGAGATCGCCTCTCCACAGTCCTGGGCCACGTACGCTGCCCGGATGGGAATTGCCTGGCCGCGCTCCTGTCGGACATGTGGTCACACCTCCTACTGTGGGACAAACCTGGGCATAGGCGGAAGTATTAAACCAAGGCTGAATACCATTGTTATTATGAATCCGCACGCCATTGGCGCTTGCCTTATTCGGATTCCCAACCAGGTCTGGACGCCCACTCGCGGCACTATTGCCATCCAGCACGCCTTGTCCGGCGGGGTCATTCAATACCCCCGTAACTGTGTAAGGTAGGCCGGAATAGACATAGCCAATGCCTGTGAAGCCCCAGCCTCCAAGTGTGTGTCCTGCAAAGCCACTCTGGCTCTGGAAGAAGGGCAAATCATAAACAAAATTTGCATTAAAAATATGGGTTCTGTCATAGCGCGCAGGACCGTATTCTGCCGCGAGATTATATGTGTTCTGCGCTGGAGAAGTATCATTGAATGCATTGGTCATTGCTTTTGACCATGTATAGTTCAGGTTTAACTGCGAACTGGCACTGAACCGCTTTTGCAATGCAACTTGCAAACCGTTGTAGTTT from Pseudacidobacterium ailaaui includes these protein-coding regions:
- a CDS encoding phosphoketolase family protein encodes the protein MTSTDFTVLPSVPATPALSQDEVTRIDAYWRACNYLCAGMIYLYDNPLLREPLRPEHIKRRLLGHWGSDPGQTFLWVHLNRLIKKLDLNMIYISGPGHGAPATLANAYLEGTYSEIYPDKSQDEAGMRKFFRQFSFPGGIGSHCTPETPGSIHEGGELGYSLSHGFGAAFDNPDLIVAVCVGDGEAETGPLATSWHSNKFLNPIRDGAVLPVLHLNGYKIANPTILARISTEELDALFRGYGYTPYVVAGDDPYTMHQQMAATLEQCITEIRGIQMQARSSGKAERPRWPMLILRSPKGWTGPREVDGHRVEDFWRAHQVPVLDVAENPEHLRILETWLRSYRPEELFDEEGRLIAELRELPPKGMRRISANPHANGGLLRKALELPDFRNYAVSVSVPGTTEAFPTVVLSHFLRDTLRRNISNFRIFGPDETASNKLQAVYEASKKTWLASYKPEDADGSELALDGRVMEMLSEHTLEGWLEGYLLTGRHGFFSTYESFVHVIDSMFNQHAKWLEASKRESSWRAPISSLNLLITSLVWRQDHNGFTHQDPGFLDVVTNKSAEVVRIYLPPDANCLLSVADHCLRSVNYINVIVADKQSHLQYLDMDAAIKHCTKGIGIWDWPSTDEGEEPDVVMACAGDIATMESLAATAILREHFPKLKIRFVNVVDLYRLQPDTEHPHGLSDRDFDSLFTKDKPIIFNFHAYASLIHKLTYRRTNHGNLHVRGYKEKGNINTPLELAILNQVDRFNLAIDVIDRVPQLQAKGARVKDWLKDQIIENINYAHHYGMDKPEISNWKWPL
- a CDS encoding acetate/propionate family kinase; the protein is MTDFVLAINSGSSSLKFGLFAETNGDETPFLQGEAEEIGGTDSRLWLKDAQNHTLMNEGLPLATQSLALDEAVKALRRFTPNARLAAVGHRIVHGGPLLREHQRVTAELIHKLQSALHFAPVHIPASIALIQATETLLPEVPQYACFDTVFHRTMPETSTRFALSDEMYKKGIHRFGFHGLSYESVLHQIGTDLPSRVVCAHLGSGASLVALRHGRSIDTSMGLTPTGGIPMATRSGDLDPGVLLFLMRTEQKNADALETLLNHKAGLKALSGGETDMRQLQTRAEQGDSKAALAIDIFISSVRKYIGAYAAELGGLDLLIFTGGIGEHSQYVRERICDGLDFLGIRPEASGRYSKVKIVPSQEEAQIARLCRRLLRSDAG
- a CDS encoding GatB/YqeY domain-containing protein is translated as MPLIEQIEKDTVTAMKARESERVSTLRMVKTALKNKEIDKRAPLTDAEAQQVLTTLIKQRRESIDQFLKGNRPELAQKEEEEIKVIEGYLPKSASEEEIKNLVEEALAGQNLGPKDMGTAMKAVQAKIQASGLRADGKQVSEVVKARLAGA
- a CDS encoding pyridoxal-phosphate-dependent aminotransferase family protein is translated as MIRKTRLFTPGPTPLLPAAQFAMAAADIHHRTPEFRALYQRVLDQLKIFVGTKNDVLLLASSGTGAMEASVSNLTSPGDRVLVLSAGKFGERWEALTKAFGCVVDVVKAPNGQTFRLEDVRSSLKPETRAVFMQATESSTGARHDVKGVAELLRSANSDALLVVDAITGLGTTHFDIDAWGVDILIGGSQKAVMIPPGLAYLSVSDRAWAAMETSKNPRYYFDLRKERKNAQKGESAYTPAVALIAAMGAALDYIAAQGGGDLAAGRKALVDNAETCAAMTRAAVEALGLKLFAPDAPSAAATAILPPAGVDSGVIVKELKLRFAAIVTNGQGEMKGQIFRIAHIGFFDYMDTIAILAALEQVAASALNLPGFEFGKAVAAAQKVYAERTARKVEPALEAVGAR
- the serA gene encoding phosphoglycerate dehydrogenase, translating into MKIVLAEKVSPATLAVFKAEPDWQILTHDQIYDLPAALSDADGLVVRSAVQVDDALMAAAPKLRVIGRAGVGVDNIDAEAATRRGIVVMNTPGANAVAVAELTLGLMIGLARMVPKANASMHAGKWEKKSLQGSELRNKKLGILGLGRIGLEVARRARSFGMELIGHDPFVSAAVARENAIRLVSLDELFKESDYLTLHVGLTPQTAGIINEKTIASMKKGVRIINCARGELIVEEALAAALKTGYVAGAGLDVFHQEPPKNSPFFGLDNVILTPHIAGSTAEAQEAVGVQIALQVREYLKLGVVQNAVNLPSLSHEEYLEIAPYIHMAGRLGTFLAQFSQGSIEGIQLSYSGRIAEAKTDLVRNSAIAGILGHSENVNRINAAAVAQERGIRIHEEKKEAASGGAGSVLKLTLHTSSSDVTASATVLHGNSARLLSLDGIDIEAPLQGTLLTIHNRDVPGVIGRVGTILGDHRINIANFALGRSDRSHRIPQGNALAVVQIDGSVTPSVLEALKNVEAILQVHLVNLDDAK
- a CDS encoding nuclear transport factor 2 family protein, with protein sequence MKLNLFRTILLLPLVCAGGPVMLAQAVTQATANPAQSAEIKEMQKLEDQWSEAVVKRDQYGLELLLSPLYVGISSNGEVTTRNQQIAALFQRSVDPVSMEQRVVSVRMLGDVAVVNGTYILRHKENGNPIEERGIFTHVFQRVRSNWLCINAQRTQVAQQIPGRQKAEKKKSDAELPFHIPFLHKGEESATPTDQSQQPQ
- a CDS encoding IclR family transcriptional regulator, which translates into the protein MPVQEGKNKKVTRRRPKHTANNTLRESDRYQSRAVTRALDVLERFPDETTAFSLKELSQQTGLPESSLFRLLVTLESRGYLRQDADGAYRISERVLRGKLYERASLVRERIHPLLQQIARSCNETTSLAYLFGHHILVLDSIESFHDIRVINRIGRVLPPYASSLGKAITAFQDRATIDRILDAYGIFPRTERTITDHRAIFEEFEKVRRQGHAFDRGEATEGGVCIGAPILEANGKVEAAISISVPDIRMDKSREHALVEELAQATQRMAVLLQSFR
- a CDS encoding sialidase family protein yields the protein MRKEADGLRSAYLVPLFASSHAANLLSLRNGDLLCFWFSGHWEGDSGVAIVMSRLAAGSSGWSRPVVVDQSEGESYQNPVGFQSSDGVIWLFHTTQPAGKGESLSRVLVLQSRDNGKTWSRPKVLFDTPGSYLRNPALIGPAGDWLLPMYFTSAGNGGDTKTDHPAIAVSGNEGKTWKICEIPDANSRVQPSIFYDPGKGYVALLRSRRADHIYRSTSADGCHWTPPVATSLPNNNAAIQALRLPDGHILLAFNNTSAEMKDGRMRTGARKPLTLALSSDDGLTWSAFRDLEPGRSGVTDMSKVPGREEYSYPALALGHDGRIYVAYTFRRETIKVVSLPENWLTASVH